Sequence from the Xiphophorus maculatus strain JP 163 A chromosome 16, X_maculatus-5.0-male, whole genome shotgun sequence genome:
AAACAGATGGTTTTATGGGTAAAAATCATGTCTCTATTAGTCAAATAGATTGataaattgattattaaaacgttttaatgtgtttttttgtcattttggaaaTATGGCAAAGTTCACAGAGCGAGCTGTCTGTcgcaaaaatacagaataaatcagttttcaaaagtaaagtatggaaataattttggtttcaCTGAACATGAGGATATATTGAATTTTCTGTATTCAACAAGTCACAACAGAATAAATATCTCCAACAGAAATACCTGAACTGAACCTTTAAAAGGTTCTGTTTAGTTGTAGTTTTTAGCAGCAGGATGCTAAACAGGGACCGGCCCGCCATTTTGGATGTGAAGTTACGACCGTTCTGTCCCAaccctgacccctgacccctgaTGTGACTTTGACTGAGTCCACACTTCATAGGGCTGAGCTTTGGACCGGGCCAAGTAGTTCtgtgactaaaataaataagacaggTGAGATTCTGCAACCTTGTCTGATTCCCCTTTCTACTTTGAATCTGGGCCTCGTGACAAAGACACACAGCTGTTGATATGGTTACCATGTTAAACACCAATACCAAGAAAACTATTTCCAAAACCAAAACGTCTCAACGTGTTAACAATAAATTGATGTTCCACAGATTTGTCTTgtatttgtgacattttgtttttctttcctcagtttgtgattattatttttatttcttctttttctgctcagtttatcaaatcaaactttttattactAATGTTCCTACGGTCaagatattttctttgaattttctataaagaccaaaaaacagaacattgcTATAAATCCGCCTTTTAACTCAAAACGCCATATGCAGCAATGAATTGTGGGTAATACACTTCGCCAAAGTCCATAAAAATGGAGAATGTGGGACACACTGCGACCTTTAACCTCCAACATGAACGGCATCTGAAGGACAGGAAGGAGGAAGGGACAGGATTTGGACCGGACCGAACCTGAAAGGTTCTGGTCAGGTTCACAACCAGATCATCCACAAGGAAACCGAAGCAGATTGGATCAGAACAAAGTTCTGGGGAAGGAAGTGGATCGGTACCGGGAAtgagaaagcagaaaaactcCTGCTGGTTTAACAtgaacagccaatcaggagACTTCTCATTACTGGCTGCTTAGAGCGTCAACCAATCACAAACCCACCTCAGCCTGGAGGTCCGATCGGTTCCGACCGAGTCCGAGCAGCAGATTCACCCAAAGACcccactgctgaagaaaaaccaTGTGGGAGTTTAAAGAAACTGATATTAGCACCAGAAAGGTACGGGGTGCCATTACTGCCAAAAACTAACAGCAATGATCAACTTTATTTATCCTCTTATTATTCAAAGTTGCATTTTCACTGTtaataaatgtcagtttcaaactaaatgtttaatgagctagctaaatatttagctagctcagagctagctaaatatttagctagctctGAGCTAGCTGAGCCAGTGAAACTGCCTGGTTCTACATCAGAACCCAGTAATACAAACAGAACCAGTCCAGTTGAAACATGTCAGTTTTTTATTCCTTTCGGAGCAATGACAGCTGGCTGTAAGGCAGAACATCATCAGAACccggctggttctggttctgatgcagcagaaccagaacaggaGCGGGAGGCCCACTAACGGTTCTGTTGGGTTTCTTCAGGAAGAAGAAGGCGGTCGGTCCGATCACCTCACCTGGaaaacagaaccaggaagaGGTTACCGCTTCATTcatcagaaccggttctggtcctgctggttctgatgctcAGAGCAGGAACCACTGATCCAACCTGGAACCGGTCTGGTCCAGAACATCTCCAGGACTTACCAACTGTCCGAGCGGACGGTACCTGCGCTCACTGGGCCGGGCCCGGTCCGGGCAGCGCCCCCAGCAGGCCATTAGCGGTGGTGAACAAGTTGATGGGCGACGAGCCGTCCGTGATCAGAGTGGACTTCAGACCCAGAGACTGCAGCatcttcacctgcagaggaacaCGGCGCCTCGGGTCAGAACCGGACCACGACCGGATCGCTTCCGGACCCGCCCGCAGCTTCAGAACTGTACCTGCAGTTCCGGCCCGGCCCGGGCGATCTCCTTCAGCGTGTCGCTGCCCAGACTCTCCATCATCTGCCTGAAGCGCTGACTGTCCAGCTGAGACAAACGCTCCTGCTTCTCCACCTCCAGGCGGTCCAACTCCTTCTTATAGCTCAGCTCCTGTTCCCGCGCCTTAGCCAGCCGCTGGAGCTCCGCCTCCTGAGAAGCAGCAAGACGGACAAACAGGAAGACATTTCATGTTGGAGCCTCTTCTAATGACCTGAGCGTGCAGGAAGCCATTTTCAACCTTTGGAGCCGATTATCCAAAgatcagaaacagaaagtggGTTgaactgaaacaggaaatggtatgacaggaagtgtcatggtgagaaacaggaagtgtaCTCTGGTCTTGGCATGAGAAACAGGAAGCGCGGCAGCGACCAGAACCCCAGAAGTGTCAGCGTACCGCCTCGATGCGCTGGGCTTCAGCTTTCAGTTTGGCCTCGTTGACGGCGGCCTCGCCTCGGATCCGCGCCGCCTCGGCCTGGGACTGGGCCTCGGCTTTGGCcgctccggtgctctccaccgAGGCGCTGAAACACAGCAGGGAGCGGGTCAGAGGAGAACCTCAGCCATCTAGATTGGTTCTGCCGGTTGGAACCCGGCTGACCCACCTCAGCGcctccagctccagcagctccttGCGGGCCCGCTCGGCCTCGGCCTGGTCGGTGATCTTCTGCCTCTCCAGCTTGCCCCGGGCCTCCTGCTCCAGGCGCTCCGCCTCGTGTCTGCAGAGACAAACGGAACCCGATGAGCGAGGCCGACCCGTCGCGGCGGGTTCTGATGACGTGGCGAGTGTCGGACCGGGCCGCCGCCTCCTGGGAGTTGGTGGTGATCTCGATGGCCAGCTGGACGCTCTTCTGCAGGGCGTCTCTGGTCCTCTGGTCCACTGGCTCCACGGACTGGATGTCCACGCTGCTGATCACCAGGTTGTTCTGGGCGAAGCGCAGGCTGGGGCGAACCGCCAGCTTCTCATCGAAGCCGAACACGGCCGAGCAGATGATCCGGTTCGAGTTCTGGACAGACAAAGCTAATGATAGCTAATCCGCTAGCAGTGGCGCTAATAATAGCTAATCCGCTAGCAGTGGAGCTAATGATTGCTAATCCGCTAGCAGTGGCGCTAATGATAGCTAATCCGCTAGCAGTGGAGCTAATGATAGCTAATCCGCTAGCAGTGGATGCTAGCATTGCTTAGCAATGATTGCTAGGTGGTTTATAGCCTAGCTTCCCCAGATGAATTCTAATTTTCTCATCTCTTTTGTAAACTACCAGTTGAATAAACATTTGGTTGTAAACTTCAAGTAGACATTTatgttcatgctcttattttgaagagacttcaaaataatttcattcCATTTCCTCACCTAAAAACTACAGAATCGGACCTGGACCCGCCTGGACTGATTGGATTGGGCCTGACTGGGAGAAGCCCCTCCCCCTGATCAAGCATGGGGCGACAGTGGGAAGGAAAACTCCCTTTTAACAGGAATAAAAcgccagcagaaccagaaccttttcaGAAATTGTCAGTCGATTAatctctggttctgacccagttaaACAGGATTCTAGGTGGAAGCGGGTTCTGACCTTGTGGAAGTCGTCAAACTGGACTGAGGCGACGGCACCTCGGATTTTAGAGGCGATGGCTTTACAGGCGTCGCCCACGAAGTCCGGGACGGAGAACAGCGCCGCGGCAACGGCCGGTTCTGCTGGGATCTTCACGGCAAAGTGCCTGAAGGACAGAGATCgacttcagaaccagaatcGGGACAAATGTTCTCTGATCGGTGCCTGGTTACCAGTTGTaggacagctgcagctgcaggcggGCGTGGTCGGCTGTTTCTATGGTGATGATGTCGGTGCAGAAGTCGGGCCCCAGCAGCAGGCAGATGGCCTTGATGACGTTGGCCCGTTTGGGTTTGTCCCCGGACAGCGACAGGACGGTGAACTGCTCGTCCGGCCCCAGCATCACCATCTCGGGTCCGAACACCACCCTGCAGAGAAACGCCGCCGCCGTCAGCCGATTCCTTGCCCGCCGCCGCCAAACGCCCCGAGGACGGCGCCTCACCTGGCCTTCTTCTCCCGGTAGTCGTAGACCTGCACGGCGGCGTTGTGGGGGACCCTAAAAGTCACCACGCGCGTCTTGTCCCTCGGCCGGCCGTCCTCGCCGCCGTGGCGACTGGAGCGGTCGGCCAGCGGGTCGCGGCGGGTCGCCAGCAGCGCCTCCACGTTGGCAGGCAGTTCCTTCTCCCACAGCTCCTCGTCCTGGTTCAGCATGTAGGTGTGTCCGATCACCGCGCGCACCTGAGGGttatcaccatggcaacaaggaAAGTGCAGAGGGTTTCAATGTGTAGTTCCAGTCGACAATGTaggaagcacaaaaataatcacagctgacaaggtcaaaggtcaaaggtaacCCAGCCGGAGGCGGAGAGGCTGGCGATAAGGAACCGATACTCATCGGTCCGGTACGGAAGCCCTGAAAGGTCAGGGGGGAAAACCTTtgacctgattttattttctcagctttaTTAGTCgtgtgaagaaaaataacaatattttaaagtttgttctttttgttcccAGAGGAACATTTTGTTCCTAAACATCGACATCAGGGCAggaacgattcctcgaatgattacTAAAAGAATCATCTACAAAAGCCctgattaacattttttaaacttctttatttatttcctttagaaaacatttgttccTTTTTCCGATTGTTAAAAAGCCTTTGGGTTCAAGTGATGCCAACTCCCgcctgcaggtggcagcattTCTCAGCTGCTTTCTGCCTCAGCCTGACTGTGTGTAGATCCAGTCCACAGAAATCCAGTCATTTAAGTttgttaaagaataaaaatgattttgttctcTATGTAGattttggaagaaaactgaaataagcATCAGAGTGAGAACAGGACGGACTGAGGATGCTGGACATTCAGATCCTCAGGTAATCTCCAGTAATCTGGATTATTATATTCCTGAAAACCTTTCACAGAAAGTTGCTTGGAAACTGGCCTGAACTTTGAACGCTGCGACTAGAACTGAATATTTGAGCTTAATCATCATTTGACCTGCAGCATGTCTTAGGCCCCGCCCCTTCCTGCTCACCTTTCCAGTCTTGATGTCCCGGACGTAGATGCCCTCGTTCTCGTCCAATGGGATGGCGCGCTGCGTCAGGAGGACCTCCACGCTGGCGAGGGGGACGTACTCCAGGGGGCCGCGCAGCATCCAGCGGTCTCCGGGGCGACGTAGGATGCCGCTGCGCCGCGAGCGCTTGGCGCTCTCCTGcatcagctcctcctcttcctcgtcctcCGCTGCTTCCTCATTCTGACAGAGAGAAGGGGAGCGGGGGAGGATGGAGAGAAGGGTTAATGCGGCGATGCATCGGAGAGAGGGATGGGGCGAGCGAGGGGGACGGGGCGAGCGAGGGGGACGGGGCGAGCGAGGGTTAGGGTTCTGCATATGAAACCAGGACTGGAAATAAAATGGTTGAgacaagaagaggaagaggaagaggagcgttATGGAGACATTTTGTTCTGATCTAATGACTTTCAGTTTATGGagataaaaagcaacaaaactcCTGAACAAGAATAGTGGTGGtggtgtcatgctgtgggcctggTGCAGAAACTGGATGGAAAAACAGCCAGAAAGGGGCGTATGAATATATATGAACCTGTAGGTGGATTTACTTAAACAAATCCTATTTGTTTAAGCCGAGTCATTTTAACACAAAGTCGGCTTCACtaaacaggttctggttctggttcagtgaCCTGCTGTTACAGAACCAGATCTGTCTCTCAGTGATCAGTTGGATCTAATCCAGGCAGAGGATGAAGCTTTTCCTTCAACTGAGGCCCGTTTGGTGAGGATTCCTGCCATGAACCACGCCCAGCGTTTCCTGGAAGCTGCAGTCAGTACAATAATCTGAGGCGTGGCTGCAACCTTTCAGCAGAAACCAGGTCTGCTGTTCGACCCGGTTTCGCCGGGCCCCAAGATCCTCCACTCAGACAATTCAGAGGCCTGATCCGCTCTCAGGTCAGAACCGGCTTCCTGCCGTTTGTTGGATCCGTTCTTCTGCTTCAGCAGCTTcacatttaaatctgttttcagaAGCAGGTCAGCAACAAAGTTCTGGTGTAAAAACAGAACTGACCCAACGGAACATTTCATTAGAcgacaaaaacagagcagctggagcTCTGAAGGAACCAGAGAGAGGGGGAACCCTCAAGAGCAACTGAGAACCAGAGGGCACCGCTAGCTGAAAAGCTAGctgtgctaatgctaaagctatataaaaacacattattcaATGAAAGATTATGCTAACTCGCTACCTCAACACAGTATTTAAtggaagctaacgctaactTACTAAACTTGTACAGTATTtggtggaagctaatgctaaagcgcttaACAAGGTATTtggtggaagctaatgctaaagcgctatgCCTACATGGCGTTTATTGGAAACAATCCAATTCAACCATGTTGACATCCTAAAACCTGAAGGCagatttcaaactttatttcacTGAAAGTTTGAAGGTGAAAATGCAGCTAAATCCAACAAATAGAGAAAAGCTCTTCTGGGTGGCAGAAATTAAGAATATGTCAGCTTCATCCCTAATCCAGAATAACAATCTGCATCCAGGACAGAAACGCGTTGCTCCTCACCTCCGTGTCATGAAAGGCCTCCACAGCCCGCAGAACCAGGCCTTCCTCCTCCGACAGCACGTACACGCTCTGGATGCTGTTTTCCAGCTCCTCTCCAGGCTGCAGGAAAAATGAGCGCTCCCCCTGCAGGACGGAACAGGAACAGCAGGTCCATCAGGCCCCGGATCTTCACTCAAGACTTTGATTAAATCAAACCGCTGGGAGATTCACAGATTCATTTGTACCTTTCTTAAATCtttcagagaaacattttaaacattaataataTTTGAGAAGCTCATTTCAGACTGATGCTGTGCTCACCTTCACCACCTTCTTCTGGCCCAGCTGAGGCTTCCCATCGGCGCCGACCGGGTCCAGGATCACGCAGTACTGCCTGCTGCTCAGGGTGGTGACGTTCACCACCCCCACCACCTCCTCGGCCACAGACGGGACGTGCGCCTCCCTGTCGGCCATGGTGACCAGCCACTCCTCGCCCGTACGCCGCTCACGCCCGCCGGCGTCCTTGAAGGGCCGCAGGGCGCGAACATGCAGCGCTTTCTGGAAACAAGACGCAGATCTCAGTCTGGGGAAACTCAAAGTGTTTCATAAATACTTTAGTCTGTAGAACATCACAGCTGCTGCAGAGTTTAaacaggctccgccccctcccTCTCTAACCCCGCCCACCAGCTGTGAACATGGGATCTTTAAAAGGAAACCGATTTTGCTCTTCCagaaacttaaatttaaaaattgagGGACTTTTTGGTGTAACTggattttattgctttatttcagATCTGATGATAATAACAGCTGGGTTTAACCCCAGTCTtcccagttctcccagtctGCTGGTTACTGGACATTCAGGTGAAGACAGGCTGGACGGACGGCTTCATTATTTGCTTCTGCTCGGCTTTCCTTTGTCCTTCTCGACAGTGGAGGCGTTTCGCTCCTCACCAGCTGCTGCATCTAGGAACCACAGCTCTGGTTTCGCAGGGCTCTGATTCTCACTCTGCCTGGAGGAAACGAACCGCTGAGTCTTAGACGAGCACAACGTCAGTAGAACGGCTTAGAGGATTTAAAGTTTATAGATTTAAAGACGTTTCAGggcattttttaatttctgttaaaacttctacaaaatctgaaagaaaatgcaggaaGCTGAAACACTGAGGCTACATGGGTTCTGCAGAGCGCCGGTCCGCTGGTTGGAAATGCTAAGGCAGCGACCTTTGACCTATCCTTGCtgtttaaaaactgcagataaAACTGGACGGCAGACGGTGAATCAGAAGATCCAgatataaaataagaaaatctgcCTCCGAATTCAAACCCAGACTGAGAATCTAACGCCGCAGTAGAAAACAGTCTGAACATGAGGAGGTTCAAAGGTCAGTGGCTGCTGGAGTTTTAGGGCAGGATGTGACTGACTCACATCCTGTGGTTCTGGTGACGATCTGAGGAACAACCAGAACTCTGAGGCCCACAGGTACGGCGCCACCTGGTGGCGCTGAGCTCCGCAGGTCAAGGATTAGAGGGAGAGGACACAGTGGAGGCGGAGTCACCTTGTCAGTCAGGATGAAGGCGTTGACGATGTCGATGACCTCTTCGTGAGCGCCCGGCAGGTACGCCCCCACCTTGCTGACCAGCCACTCCTCACCTGGACAACAGCAGGACAGGTTGTCCTTTAGAAGCGTCTCCTTAAGGCCGGCCGCTTCCGTCCAGTTGGACGGTTTGGACCGTTACCTGTGACTCTCTGGACGCCGCCGCGGTCTTTGCCTTCCTTTCGCGCCCTGAGCCGGATGGCCTGGTTCTCCCGGATCACCGTGGCCTTGATGGTCTCCAGAACCACCACCTCCTTCCGGGGGATGTAGGTCCCTGAGAGCGCGACAGGAACcggaaaaacacagaaactcttCAGGTTCCCCTCAAACGCCTGAAGTTTCTAACAGTTCCCAGGCCTGTCAAAGTATTCAGGGTGAAGGAACCGCCTCTATCGGGACCTAAGACCGGATGACCCCTGACCTGACCGCACCAACCTGGACCTTCGAACAGCCACTCATCTCCAGCCACCCGCTTCACTCGTCCCTCGTCCTCAAAGTCCAGCAGCGCTTGGAGACGGAGCGCCGTGTCCGGGTAGACGATCTGCAGCGGCGTCACATCCTGGAGGAAAACACGGAGCGTCAGACATCCAGAACCAGACCAGGACCGAACCGGGccaggatcagaaccagaaccagacaagTCCAGCTGCGCGATGTTCCCCACCTGCTGGATCTCCTCTCCAGGGTAGAGTGGGAACGGGTCCCGGGTCAGCCGGATCTCCAGGTCGGCATGGCGCAGCTTGGCCTGACCCGATTGGTCAAAGAGGACCTCATTGTCGTCGTCACGGGCAACGGGATTGGACACCACGCAGTAGTGGCGAGGCGGGACCATGATCATCCGGACCGGCGGGAACAGAACCCTGAAAGACCAGATCCAATTTCAATCCCAATAGGAAGTCAAACAACCAGACGGATTCTGGAGAAACGTTTCAGGTCTGAACGCGTCCCGGCTTGGCGTCGGGTTTCCGGCGATGCGTTTAGGGGAACCCTGAGCTGGACTCGCCTCTCGTTGTCCTGGCGGATGTAGGTGAGCGGTCCGATCTCCACGCGGGCGATGTTGGTGTTCTGATCCAGGACGTGGATGTAGTGATGCGGCGGGATCCGGATGATGGACGAGTTCACCTGCATCTCCATCTCTGGTCCGGGATTTCCTGCTTTTCTGGACATGAAGACGGTCAAGTTCTGTAGAGGACAAACGACTCCGGTTTATTCAGAtccaaagtgaaacaaaatctgatttaataaaaaatccacATAAATTAGTTTAACAGATAAAGACCATTTGATCTGATGGATCCCTTTACTGTCCGAAGGTCAGAAGAACAGTTCGGTTCAACAGTTCGGTTCAACAGTTCGGTTCAACAGTTCGGTTCaggtaaataaaatctgtagTTTAGTTCAATAATTAAATTGCTCAAATCTTTatgttgggtaaattgtattattagtaattatcaaatatttgttgtatcatgtagccttgtagttacatttagataatgtttctgtgtgttaaataactttgattctttcttgagacttccctgggaaatagaggtgacagctactctcagcagctgttgccctgcaggacttcctacaagacagaggtgttagttgctcccagcagagttttacagtcctgcaataaactctgctctgtgctgctttgaagctatacaacgtgtcctattcgacgccgtgcctggagcaagaagaatttagattgtagataacatgtgtttagtttagTGATTGTCttttagcactgcaactaaaatgcttcctaagagcaataaaagagaggaacagacagatgtgtttcagagcaggttggagatttgtaactgaaagcacatctctgtctgctctcctcgcgagaaacaaagaatctaactctcttgtctttcctgtgtttgtttaataggtatttagacctgacactttatgtttgaaaataactttaattttattttctctttgttccttttaaattagtttgggctgaaatatgaaatattttaatttttttaacccGTTTCAGTCTGGTCTGTTCTTgaattataaaagttacatttattcatttcatatcttaaatctgttttagagggccagtttatatttcaaatatatttttaggtttgactgaatttgtctgtaaaactcatttttaaagtaaatttctcTCTAATTGATCATCATCAGAATCACGAGAGAATctccagaaccaacagaacctccagaaccaacagaacctcaGCATGTCAACATGTTAATTTTCCTCAGTTAAAGATCATCTCCGATCTTCACTGATTTCTGAGGTTAAAATGTTGAACGATTCAACTTGAATAATTTCCACTGAAATATGAAACGTCTCTCCTGATTGGTGCTTTGGTTTGGGTCAACCTTCAGAACCAGATCAGTTCCTGGTTCTGAAGGGATAAAGATTATTTCCATCAAACATCTGCAGCTTCATAACatcagtaataataaaaacagagaaaatgttttcctgtcataaacttttttatttcagcctcTGAACCAATAAGCCAGATGCTGCGTTCAAGATCAGCTGGGAAATTAGAATCCTTTCCTGTAAACCTGTCAGGACGTTTAATAAAAACCGTCAGAGATCTGCTTTGTCACCCTGCTGCGGTTCTGCAGAGGTTCTACTGTGAAGGGTTCAGGAACCGCTCAGATTCTGTAGCTCAGATCAAACATGGAGGTCAGATTAATGGTGTCTTTGCTGCGGTTTTGTTGAGTCCAATTCCTGGTAGGTTGGGGGAAAACTCAGGTCCAAAGTTCAGGCAGAACCAGGTCCTGCCGGGTCTGTTCACCTCAGCTGGTTGCTGGAACCAACAACCATCTGGTTCTTCGCACCAGGAATTGGACTCATCAGAACCTGTGGAGGTTTCAACGTAATAGAATCATGCCAGCATTTTGGCCAGCCtgaggaggtcaaaggtcaactcCAGGGCTGATGACGAGACAatgggaggaggaggatctCATCAGGAAGAGCAAACACACCTGGAATCAGAGGTATTCCCAGAGCCACGCCCCCACAGCTCATTGGTCGGTTCCACAAAGCCTCATCAGCAGCAACACTTGCTAATCAATTCAGGCCTGCTTCTCCTGGTGGCTAACGCTAATGGCTATCGGTCTGTTTCTCGGCTGGTGGCTAACGCTAACGGCTATCGGTCTATTTCTCTTGGTGACTAACGCTAACGGCCAGCGGGCTGTTTCTCCTGGTGACTAACGCTAACGGCTATCGGGCTGTTTCTCCTGGTGGCTAACGGTAACGGCTATCGGGCTGTTTCTCCTGGTGGCTAACGGTAACGGCTATCGGGCTGTTTCTCCTGGTGACTAACGCTAACGCTAGCGGCTATCGGTCTATTTCTCCTGGTGGCTAAAGCTAATGGCTATCGGTCTGTTTCTCTGCTGGTGGCTAACGCTAAGAGCTATCGGTCTATTTCTCTTGGTGACTAACGCTAACGGCCAGCGGGCTGTTTCTCCTGGTGACTAACATTAACGGCTAGCGGGCTGTTTCTCTGCTGGTGGCTAACGCTAACAGCTATCGGTCTATTTCTCCTG
This genomic interval carries:
- the mvp gene encoding major vault protein; translation: MSRKAGNPGPEMEMQVNSSIIRIPPHHYIHVLDQNTNIARVEIGPLTYIRQDNERVLFPPVRMIMVPPRHYCVVSNPVARDDDNEVLFDQSGQAKLRHADLEIRLTRDPFPLYPGEEIQQDVTPLQIVYPDTALRLQALLDFEDEGRVKRVAGDEWLFEGPGTYIPRKEVVVLETIKATVIRENQAIRLRARKEGKDRGGVQRVTGEEWLVSKVGAYLPGAHEEVIDIVNAFILTDKKALHVRALRPFKDAGGRERRTGEEWLVTMADREAHVPSVAEEVVGVVNVTTLSSRQYCVILDPVGADGKPQLGQKKVVKGERSFFLQPGEELENSIQSVYVLSEEEGLVLRAVEAFHDTENEEAAEDEEEEELMQESAKRSRRSGILRRPGDRWMLRGPLEYVPLASVEVLLTQRAIPLDENEGIYVRDIKTGKVRAVIGHTYMLNQDEELWEKELPANVEALLATRRDPLADRSSRHGGEDGRPRDKTRVVTFRVPHNAAVQVYDYREKKARVVFGPEMVMLGPDEQFTVLSLSGDKPKRANVIKAICLLLGPDFCTDIITIETADHARLQLQLSYNWHFAVKIPAEPAVAAALFSVPDFVGDACKAIASKIRGAVASVQFDDFHKNSNRIICSAVFGFDEKLAVRPSLRFAQNNLVISSVDIQSVEPVDQRTRDALQKSVQLAIEITTNSQEAAARHEAERLEQEARGKLERQKITDQAEAERARKELLELEALSASVESTGAAKAEAQSQAEAARIRGEAAVNEAKLKAEAQRIEAEAELQRLAKAREQELSYKKELDRLEVEKQERLSQLDSQRFRQMMESLGSDTLKEIARAGPELQVKMLQSLGLKSTLITDGSSPINLFTTANGLLGALPGPGPAQ